TTTGTTCTACAAGACAGGAATTCTGTTGAAATATGGGCAAGTTTTGATGATCCAACTGATACTCTTCTACCAAACATGGAGATAGGACTAAACAACAGAACCGGAGAGAGACCGTACTTAGTTTCCTGGAAAAATGACAACTATCCATCTTCTGGATATTTTGTCACTGGGATTACGTGGGAGACACCACCGCAACTTTTCACCTGGAATGGCTCGAGCCCTTATTGGAGAAGTGGACCATGGGATAAATCGACTTTCATCGGCATACCAGAAATGGACTCCTCATATTTTAGCGGGTACGTTCTCCAGCAAGATCCTCAGCAGGGAACCGCTTATTTCTCTGGTGATACTACTAACAACTCTTTGCTTGGTTATGGCTTCATTTCACCTGGAGGCGTTCTAGCCTTAATAACGTGGGATTATGGATCCAAGAGTTGGTTGACAAATTGGGTGGCACCAAGCAACAGTTGCGAAGTTTATGGAACTTGCGGTCCTTTTGGCATCTGCAACTCACTAAACTCTCCTATCTGCCGTTGTGTAAAGGGGTTTATGCCGAGATCCAAAGAAGAATGGAACAGTAGGAATTGGACCAGAGGGTGCATCAGAGAAACTGAATTGAATTGTCAGAAGAACACAAGCAGGTCGGCTTCGATGCAGGTGAAGAAAGATGTCTTTGTGCAAATGAACCGGATGAAAGTGCCTGATTCTGCAGAATACTTATCGGACATTGGAGATGAAGGAGGATGCCAAAGCCGGTGCCTGAATAATTGTTCTTGCTTGGCTTATTCTTATGTCGGCACGATGGGGTGCTTGGTCTGGGCTAAAGATCTGATGGATATGCAGGAGTTTTCAACAGCTGGGCAGGATGTATATGTTCGGGTCGCACATGACAATACAGGTATAAGAGGTTTCATTACAACGAGTATCATTTGAACAGTATCACGTATCTTTCAATTCTTTTCTCATGTCAGGCATGTCGATACAAACAAAACTTATCATCAGCATAAGTACCATGGTTGGCATCGTGTCCATAGGAGCTGCTATTTTCAGTCTCTGCAAGTGGAGAGCTAGCAAAAGAGGTACCAATAATTCTAATCTTTTGATTAACTTCACATTAAACGTACTCTAGAAACGTTACCAGAATCCCTATGGCTCTTGACTCACCGTATGTCAAAGATAAAGCAGGTGAAATGTCACTTGGAAATGCATGGAAAGATCAGCTGAAGCAAGAAGATGCATCGGAATTGACCATGTTCAGTTTTAGTAACTTACTTCATGTGACAAACAACTTTGATGCAACAAACAAACTTGGCCAAGGAGGGTTTGGCCCCGTTTATAAGGTAAAAGCCTTCTCTAAAATGTTTGTTTAGTAAAATTTTATGACATTATCCCAGGGCTGATACTTTTACGAGTTGGGAAACAGGGAAAGCTGAAAGATGGAAAGGAGATAGCTGTCAAAAGACTTTCCAGTAGCTCAGGCCAAGGCATGGAGGAGTTTAAGAATGAGATCATTCTAATATCAAAGCTTCAGCATCGAAATCTCGTCAGACTCATGGGTTGCTGcatcgaaaaagaagaaaacattttaGTATATGAGTACTTGTCAAACAAAAGCTTAGATacctttctttttggttggtcactctccctctcttcaaGTCATGCTTGTGCTGATAAGAATAACATATATCATAGTAGTAACTCAAGTTACTAATTCTTTTCGCTTTCTTCCTTGCTTAGATTCAGGAAGGAAAGCAGAACTCAACTGGGACATACGATTCCGGATCTTTCGAGGGATCGCAAGTGGGCTTCAGTACCTCCATCGAGAGTCTAACCTTCAAGTTGTCCATCGAGATTTAAAGGCAAGCAATATTCTCTTGGATGAgaaaatgaacccaaaaatttcaGACTTTGGGCTGGCGCGGATCTTCGAAGGCACCCAAGTTTTGCTAAATACTCACAAAGTTGTTGGCACACTGTAAGTTTTGAATCCTTGCCGCTGAAAAATCAGTTCAATAAGGAAACTATATCACTTGAGTGATTAACATGATCAAAGCAATTGCAGAGGATATATGTCACCCGAATATGCCATGGGAGGGATATTTTCTGAGAAATCTGACGTCTATAGCTTCGGTGTGCTGCTACTTGAGATCGTCTCTGGCAAAAAGAACACGAGCTTGTACTACCAAGGCCATCATTTCAATCTTCTTTCCTATGTAAGTACGAGGAATACAGTTTCCAGTGATCTTCAATTAATCTTTTCGGCTATTTATGCGCCCTATGGTCTCGAATTCTTACAGGCATGGCAATTGTGGAGCGAAGGCACTGGACTAGACCTAACAGATGAGGCAATTGTTCATACTTGTTCGACATCAGAAGTGATGAGATGCATTCTGGTCGGGCTTCTCTCTGTGCAGGACCACGCCACCGACCGACCCAACATGTCATCAGCAGTTCTGATGCTGAGAGGTGAATCAAAACTTCCTCAGCCGAGACCGCCGACATTcaccttcaaaagtgaaatTCCAAGTCATGATATCAAGTCAGAATGGGAATGCATCTTCTCCACGAACGCCATCACGAATTCTGTGGTCGATGGAAGATGATGATCgccattttttgtcttttgtttctgTAGAAGAACGGGAGAAGATCTCGGGAATCGGGGGAAAATCTTGAGATATGATACTTTTtgtcttcatttattttatttcctttatttctGAATTCTCAAGATTAGAAAGTaggaaatcttttccttttttgcttctaTTTCCTTTCTGTAGCCTAGCTGGCCTAGACTCTATTTATGTGTAATATTCTCTATAACAATaattagagaataaaaaatagaagaaactactttattttttgaaatcaacATGGTATCACAGTGAAGGTTTTGAATCCATCTCCTACTATGGTGAAAACGGAGATGATCGGAGCTCGTAGGGATGCCGATTCAGGTGTCGTTCCAGAGAGAAATTCAACTGGTCTCTCTAGACGATCGAGCATTAGTGGAGAGCAATTCTCCTAGAACTCCAATCTACTATTAACAGTTCAACGATTGAATGACCAAAATTATTTGAAGTGGGCTCAATCGATGAAACTAGCAATCGATGGTATAGGGAAGCTTGGCCACTTGACGGGCGAGGTGAAGGAACCAGCAAAATGCTATCCGAAATGGAAGGCTTAGAGTTCGAAGAACTCCTTAGTGATTGCCTGGCCAATCAATTTTATGGAGCCAGCAATTGGAAAACCCACCAATTTTATGGGCTCAATCGGTGAAACTAGCAATCGATGGTAGAGGGAAGCTTGGCCACTTGACAGGCGAGGTGAAGGAACCAGCAAAAAGCGATCCGAAAATTGAAGGCTTGGAGATCGGAGAACTCCTTAGTGATTGCCTGGTTGATCAATGTTACGGAGTCAACAATTGGAAAACCCACCTATTCCTTCCGAACACTAAAGATCTGTGAG
This sequence is a window from Rhodamnia argentea isolate NSW1041297 chromosome 3, ASM2092103v1, whole genome shotgun sequence. Protein-coding genes within it:
- the LOC125314309 gene encoding G-type lectin S-receptor-like serine/threonine-protein kinase At1g61370, with the translated sequence MIGLYSSLVIFFLLQAHQSTAVFNITATEPLFQNQTIVSSGQIFELGFFTPNGSANQYVGTWYKSMTPSKIVCVANRDTPLAHSDQSAKLKIGSDGNLKLVDERQNIVWSTNVSVHSNNTTEMLSDGGNFVLQDRNSVEIWASFDDPTDTLLPNMEIGLNNRTGERPYLVSWKNDNYPSSGYFVTGITWETPPQLFTWNGSSPYWRSGPWDKSTFIGIPEMDSSYFSGYVLQQDPQQGTAYFSGDTTNNSLLGYGFISPGGVLALITWDYGSKSWLTNWVAPSNSCEVYGTCGPFGICNSLNSPICRCVKGFMPRSKEEWNSRNWTRGCIRETELNCQKNTSRSASMQVKKDVFVQMNRMKVPDSAEYLSDIGDEGGCQSRCLNNCSCLAYSYVGTMGCLVWAKDLMDMQEFSTAGQDVYVRVAHDNTGMSIQTKLIISISTMVGIVSIGAAIFSLCKWRASKRDKAGEMSLGNAWKDQLKQEDASELTMFSFSNLLHVTNNFDATNKLGQGGFGPVYKGKLKDGKEIAVKRLSSSSGQGMEEFKNEIILISKLQHRNLVRLMGCCIEKEENILVYEYLSNKSLDTFLFGRKAELNWDIRFRIFRGIASGLQYLHRESNLQVVHRDLKASNILLDEKMNPKISDFGLARIFEGTQVLLNTHKVVGTLGYMSPEYAMGGIFSEKSDVYSFGVLLLEIVSGKKNTSLYYQGHHFNLLSYAWQLWSEGTGLDLTDEAIVHTCSTSEVMRCILVGLLSVQDHATDRPNMSSAVLMLRGESKLPQPRPPTFTFKSEIPSHDIKSEWECIFSTNAITNSVVDGR